One genomic segment of Labrus bergylta chromosome 17, fLabBer1.1, whole genome shotgun sequence includes these proteins:
- the LOC110001638 gene encoding electrogenic sodium bicarbonate cotransporter 1-like isoform X1 has product MSSEKSKVEDEAVLDRGASFVKHVCDEEEVEGHHTVYIGVHVPKSYHRRRRHRRKSSHKEKRERPDQSTEGYKSDGEESNAYILKPLISPAERIRFILGEEDDGPPPPQLFTELDELLAVDGQEMEWKETARWIKFEEKVEKGGERWSKPHVATLSLHSLMELKTHIEKGTIMLDLEATTLPQVVEVITDSQIESGQLKPELKEKVMYTLLRKHRHQTKKSNLRSLADIGKSVSSASRLFSNQENARNPLEQHPVPCLSPQELEEASEVMRSSSMGYLCSPTTAHRNLTSNSLSDFSDKPEKDQLKNKFMKKLPRDAEASNVLVGEVDFLETPFVAFVRLQQAVMLGALTEVPVPTRFLFVLLGPKGKAKSYHEIGRAIATLMSDEVFHDIAYKAKDRQDLLAGIEEFLDEVIVLPPGEWDPDIRIEPPKSLPSSDKRKHMYAGLEAPQMNGDTPHDAGHGGGGGHEVGEELQRTRKFCGGLILDIKRKLPFFASDFYDALHIQSLSAILFIYLGTVTNAITFGGLLGDATENMQGVLESFLGTALTGAVFCLLAGQPLTILSSTGPVLVFERLLFNFSKDNDFDYLEFRLWIGLWSAVFCLLLVATDASFLVQYFTRFTEEGFSALISFIFIYDAFKKMIKLGHYNPINAGFDANLITQYDCNCIPGNSSDLLDLSPWTNSSDLPVNTTWATLTKKQCLHYGGELVGDACGYVPDITLMSFILFFGTYTCSMALKKFKTSRFFPTKVRKLISDFAIILTILLFCGVDAFVGVNTPKLIVPTEFKPTSPHRGWFVKPFGGNPWWVYLAAALPALLVTILIFMDQQITAVIVNRKEHKLKKGAGYHLDLFWVAILMIICSFMGLPWYVAATVISIAHIDSLKMETETSAPGEQPKFLGVREQRVTGIFVFLLTGLSVFMAPILKFIPMPVLYGVFLYMGVASLNGVQFMDRLQLLLMPAKHQPDLIYLRHVPQRRIHLFTFIQGLCLALLWILKSTVAAIIFPVMILALVAVRKAMDYVFSQHDLSYLDDVIPEKDKKKKEDEKKKKSKKKGSIDSEIDFEINPRLSLTRIRRAEHYFETATVADLERGGYAKGSPQIRIEGDSEENGFVWRRKGSETDL; this is encoded by the exons GTCACCACACCGTGTACATCGGCGTGCACGTTCCCAAGAGCTACCACCGGAGGAGACGCCACAGACGCAAGTCCAGCCACAAGGAGAAGCGGGAACGGCCGGATCAGAGCACGGAGGGGTACAAGTCAGACGGGGAAGAGTCCAACGCCTACATCCTCAAACCTCTCA ttTCTCCCGCTGAGAGGATCCGGTTCATCCTTGGCGAGGAGGACGATGGCCCCCCGCCTCCTCAGCTCTTCACCGAGCTGGACGAGCTCTTGGCTGTGGACGGACAGGAGATGGAGTGGAAGGAGACGGCCAG ATGGATCAAGTTCgaggagaaggtggagaagGGCGGCGAGCGCTGGAGTAAACCCCATGTGGCCACGCTGTCCTTACACAGCCTGATGGAGCTCAAAACGCACATCGAGAAGGGAACCATCATGCTGGACCTGGAGGCCACCACGCTGCCACAAGTAGTCG AGGTGATCACAGACAGCCAGATCGAGAGCGGGCAGTTGAAGCCGGAGCTGAAGGAGAAGGTCATGTACACGCTGCTACGAAAACATCGCCACCAGACCAAGAAGTCCAATCTGCGCTCTCTCGCTGACATCGGCAAGAGTGTTTCAAGTGCAAGTAGGCTCTTCTCCAACCAAGAGAATG CACGCAACCCCCTCGAGCAGCACCCCGTGCCTTGTTTAAGCCCGCAAGAATTAGAGGAAGCGTCTGAGGTCATGAGGAGCTCCAGCATGGGATACCTCT GTAGTCCGACCACTGCCCATAGAAACCTCACCTCCAACAGCCTGAGTGACTTCTCTGACAAACCAGAGAAGGATCAG TTAAAGAATAAATTCATGAAGAAGCTGCCCCGTGATGCAGAGGCGTCAAACGTGCTGGTCGGAGAGGTAGACTTCCTGGAGACTCCCTTCGTGGCGTTTGTCCGTCTGCAGCAGGCCGTCATGTTGGGCGCTCTGACTGAAGTCCCTGTGCCCACGAG GTTTCTCTTTGTCCTGCTGGGCCCCAAAGGCAAAGCTAAGTCCTATCATGAAATCGGAAGAGCCATTGCCACGCTGATGTCGGATGAG GTTTTCCACGACATTGCCTACAAAGCGAAGGACAGACAGGACCTGCTGGCGGGTATCGAGGAGTTCCTGGATGAGGTCATCGTCCTTCCCCCGGGAGAGTGGGACCCCGACATCAGGATAGAGCCCCCCAAGTCTCTGCCCTCCTCAGATAAGAG gaaGCACATGTACGCTGGATTAGAGGCGCCTCAGATGAACGGCGACACCCCCCACGATGCGGGACacggaggtggaggaggacacGAGGTCGGAGAGGAGCTTCAGAGAACTAGAAA gttctGTGGAGGGCTCATCCTGGACATCAAGCGGAAGCTGCCGTTCTTTGCGAGCGACTTCTACGACGCTCTGCACATCCAGTCCCTGTCGGCCATCTTGTTCATCTACCTGGGCACGGTCACCAATGCGATCACGTTCGGGGGGTTGCTCGGAGATGCTACAGAGAACATGCAG GGAGTGTTGGAAAGTTTCCTGGGTACGGCGCTGACGGGAGCGGTGTTCTGTCTGCTGGCTGGACAGCCGCTGACCATCCTGAGCAGCACGGGCCCCGTGCTCGTCTTTGAAAGGCTCCTCTTCAACTTCAGCAA AGACAACGACTTCGACTACCTCGAGTTCCGGCTGTGGATCGGCCTGTGGTCGGCCGTGTTCTGTCTCCTGCTGGTCGCCACCGACGCCAGCTTCCTGGTGCAGTATTTCACGCGTTTCACCGAGGAGGGCTTCTCGGCGCTCAtcagcttcatcttcatctACGACGCGTTCAAGAAGATGATCAAGCTGGGCCACTACAACCCCATCAACGCCGGCTTCGATGCCAACTTGATCACCCAATACGACTGCAACTGCATACctg gcAACTCGTCAGATCTCCTTGACCTCTCGCCCTGGACAAACAGTTCTGATCTG CCAGTGAACACCACCTGGGCGACCCTGACCAAGAAGCAGTGTCTGCATTACGGAGGTGAGCTGGTCGGAGACGCCTGCGGCTACGTGCCTGACATCACCCTGATGTCTTTCATCCTGTTCTTTGGGACTTACACCTGCTCCATGGCTCTGAAGAAGTTCAAGACAAGCCGCTTCTTCCCCACCAAG GTGAGGAAGCTCATCAGTGACTTTGCGATCATCTTGACCATTCTCCTCTTCTGCGGCGTGGACGCCTTCGTCGGTGTGAACACCCCAAAGCTTATAGTGCCAACGGAATTCAAG CCAACGAGTCCTCATAGGGGCTGGTTTGTCAAGCCCTTCGGAGGGAACCCTTGGTGGGTGTACCTGGCTGCGGCCCTCCCCGCTCTGCTGGTAACCATTCTCATATTCATGGACCAACAGATCACTGCGGTGATCGTCAACCGGAAAGAGCACAAACTGAAG AAAGGGGCGGGCTATCACTTGGACCTGTTCTGGGTGGCCATCCTGATGATAATCTGCTCGTTCATGGGCCTGCCGTGGTACGTGGCCGCCACTGTCATCTCCATCGCCCACATCGACTCCCTGAAAATGGAGACGGAGACGTCGGCCCCTGGAGAGCAGCCCAAATTCCTGGGTGTGAG GGAGCAAAGAGTCACCGGTATCTTTGTGTTCCTCCTCACGGGACTCTCCGTCTTCATGGCCCCCATCCTCAAG TTCATTCCCATGCCGGTGCTCTACGGGGTGTTCCTCTACATGGGCGTGGCTTCGCTCAATGGTGTCCAG TTCATGGACCGCCTGCAGCTGCTCCTGATGCCAGCCAAGCACCAACCGGACCTGATCTACCTGCGACACGTCCCCCAGAGACGCATCCACCTCTTCACCTTTATCCAGGGCCTGTGCCTGGCCCTGCTCTGGATCCTAAAGTCCACTGTGGCTGCCATCATTTTCCCTGTCATG aTCCTGGCTCTCGTTGCCGTGCGTAAGGCGATGGACTACGTGTTCTCCCAACACGACCTGAGCTACCTGGACGACGTCATCCcagagaaagacaagaagaagaaggaggatgagaagaaaaagaaaagcaagaaGAAAGGAAGCATCGACAGTGAAATTGACTTT GAGATCAATCCAAGGCTTTCCTTAACACGCATTCGCCGTGCTGAGCACTACTTTGAAACTGCCACTGTGGCCGA TCTTGAAAGAGGTGGATACGCAAAAGGTTCCCCTCAGATTCGAATAGAAGGGGACTCTGAGGAGAACGGTTTTGTCTGGAGGAGGAAGGGCTCTGAAACGGATCTGTGA
- the LOC110001638 gene encoding electrogenic sodium bicarbonate cotransporter 1-like isoform X5, whose product MSSEKSKVEDEAVLDRGASFVKHVCDEEEVEGHHTVYIGVHVPKSYHRRRRHRRKSSHKEKRERPDQSTEGYKSDGEESNAYILKPLISPAERIRFILGEEDDGPPPPQLFTELDELLAVDGQEMEWKETARWIKFEEKVEKGGERWSKPHVATLSLHSLMELKTHIEKGTIMLDLEATTLPQVVEVITDSQIESGQLKPELKEKVMYTLLRKHRHQTKKSNLRSLADIGKSVSSASRLFSNQENGSPTTAHRNLTSNSLSDFSDKPEKDQLKNKFMKKLPRDAEASNVLVGEVDFLETPFVAFVRLQQAVMLGALTEVPVPTRFLFVLLGPKGKAKSYHEIGRAIATLMSDEVFHDIAYKAKDRQDLLAGIEEFLDEVIVLPPGEWDPDIRIEPPKSLPSSDKRKHMYAGLEAPQMNGDTPHDAGHGGGGGHEVGEELQRTRKFCGGLILDIKRKLPFFASDFYDALHIQSLSAILFIYLGTVTNAITFGGLLGDATENMQGVLESFLGTALTGAVFCLLAGQPLTILSSTGPVLVFERLLFNFSKDNDFDYLEFRLWIGLWSAVFCLLLVATDASFLVQYFTRFTEEGFSALISFIFIYDAFKKMIKLGHYNPINAGFDANLITQYDCNCIPGNSSDLLDLSPWTNSSDLPVNTTWATLTKKQCLHYGGELVGDACGYVPDITLMSFILFFGTYTCSMALKKFKTSRFFPTKVRKLISDFAIILTILLFCGVDAFVGVNTPKLIVPTEFKPTSPHRGWFVKPFGGNPWWVYLAAALPALLVTILIFMDQQITAVIVNRKEHKLKKGAGYHLDLFWVAILMIICSFMGLPWYVAATVISIAHIDSLKMETETSAPGEQPKFLGVREQRVTGIFVFLLTGLSVFMAPILKFIPMPVLYGVFLYMGVASLNGVQFMDRLQLLLMPAKHQPDLIYLRHVPQRRIHLFTFIQGLCLALLWILKSTVAAIIFPVMILALVAVRKAMDYVFSQHDLSYLDDVIPEKDKKKKEDEKKKKSKKKGSIDSEIDFSDYPYHDNIPSIKISMDMMEQEPMLGDKSLDRDQSKAFLNTHSPC is encoded by the exons GTCACCACACCGTGTACATCGGCGTGCACGTTCCCAAGAGCTACCACCGGAGGAGACGCCACAGACGCAAGTCCAGCCACAAGGAGAAGCGGGAACGGCCGGATCAGAGCACGGAGGGGTACAAGTCAGACGGGGAAGAGTCCAACGCCTACATCCTCAAACCTCTCA ttTCTCCCGCTGAGAGGATCCGGTTCATCCTTGGCGAGGAGGACGATGGCCCCCCGCCTCCTCAGCTCTTCACCGAGCTGGACGAGCTCTTGGCTGTGGACGGACAGGAGATGGAGTGGAAGGAGACGGCCAG ATGGATCAAGTTCgaggagaaggtggagaagGGCGGCGAGCGCTGGAGTAAACCCCATGTGGCCACGCTGTCCTTACACAGCCTGATGGAGCTCAAAACGCACATCGAGAAGGGAACCATCATGCTGGACCTGGAGGCCACCACGCTGCCACAAGTAGTCG AGGTGATCACAGACAGCCAGATCGAGAGCGGGCAGTTGAAGCCGGAGCTGAAGGAGAAGGTCATGTACACGCTGCTACGAAAACATCGCCACCAGACCAAGAAGTCCAATCTGCGCTCTCTCGCTGACATCGGCAAGAGTGTTTCAAGTGCAAGTAGGCTCTTCTCCAACCAAGAGAATG GTAGTCCGACCACTGCCCATAGAAACCTCACCTCCAACAGCCTGAGTGACTTCTCTGACAAACCAGAGAAGGATCAG TTAAAGAATAAATTCATGAAGAAGCTGCCCCGTGATGCAGAGGCGTCAAACGTGCTGGTCGGAGAGGTAGACTTCCTGGAGACTCCCTTCGTGGCGTTTGTCCGTCTGCAGCAGGCCGTCATGTTGGGCGCTCTGACTGAAGTCCCTGTGCCCACGAG GTTTCTCTTTGTCCTGCTGGGCCCCAAAGGCAAAGCTAAGTCCTATCATGAAATCGGAAGAGCCATTGCCACGCTGATGTCGGATGAG GTTTTCCACGACATTGCCTACAAAGCGAAGGACAGACAGGACCTGCTGGCGGGTATCGAGGAGTTCCTGGATGAGGTCATCGTCCTTCCCCCGGGAGAGTGGGACCCCGACATCAGGATAGAGCCCCCCAAGTCTCTGCCCTCCTCAGATAAGAG gaaGCACATGTACGCTGGATTAGAGGCGCCTCAGATGAACGGCGACACCCCCCACGATGCGGGACacggaggtggaggaggacacGAGGTCGGAGAGGAGCTTCAGAGAACTAGAAA gttctGTGGAGGGCTCATCCTGGACATCAAGCGGAAGCTGCCGTTCTTTGCGAGCGACTTCTACGACGCTCTGCACATCCAGTCCCTGTCGGCCATCTTGTTCATCTACCTGGGCACGGTCACCAATGCGATCACGTTCGGGGGGTTGCTCGGAGATGCTACAGAGAACATGCAG GGAGTGTTGGAAAGTTTCCTGGGTACGGCGCTGACGGGAGCGGTGTTCTGTCTGCTGGCTGGACAGCCGCTGACCATCCTGAGCAGCACGGGCCCCGTGCTCGTCTTTGAAAGGCTCCTCTTCAACTTCAGCAA AGACAACGACTTCGACTACCTCGAGTTCCGGCTGTGGATCGGCCTGTGGTCGGCCGTGTTCTGTCTCCTGCTGGTCGCCACCGACGCCAGCTTCCTGGTGCAGTATTTCACGCGTTTCACCGAGGAGGGCTTCTCGGCGCTCAtcagcttcatcttcatctACGACGCGTTCAAGAAGATGATCAAGCTGGGCCACTACAACCCCATCAACGCCGGCTTCGATGCCAACTTGATCACCCAATACGACTGCAACTGCATACctg gcAACTCGTCAGATCTCCTTGACCTCTCGCCCTGGACAAACAGTTCTGATCTG CCAGTGAACACCACCTGGGCGACCCTGACCAAGAAGCAGTGTCTGCATTACGGAGGTGAGCTGGTCGGAGACGCCTGCGGCTACGTGCCTGACATCACCCTGATGTCTTTCATCCTGTTCTTTGGGACTTACACCTGCTCCATGGCTCTGAAGAAGTTCAAGACAAGCCGCTTCTTCCCCACCAAG GTGAGGAAGCTCATCAGTGACTTTGCGATCATCTTGACCATTCTCCTCTTCTGCGGCGTGGACGCCTTCGTCGGTGTGAACACCCCAAAGCTTATAGTGCCAACGGAATTCAAG CCAACGAGTCCTCATAGGGGCTGGTTTGTCAAGCCCTTCGGAGGGAACCCTTGGTGGGTGTACCTGGCTGCGGCCCTCCCCGCTCTGCTGGTAACCATTCTCATATTCATGGACCAACAGATCACTGCGGTGATCGTCAACCGGAAAGAGCACAAACTGAAG AAAGGGGCGGGCTATCACTTGGACCTGTTCTGGGTGGCCATCCTGATGATAATCTGCTCGTTCATGGGCCTGCCGTGGTACGTGGCCGCCACTGTCATCTCCATCGCCCACATCGACTCCCTGAAAATGGAGACGGAGACGTCGGCCCCTGGAGAGCAGCCCAAATTCCTGGGTGTGAG GGAGCAAAGAGTCACCGGTATCTTTGTGTTCCTCCTCACGGGACTCTCCGTCTTCATGGCCCCCATCCTCAAG TTCATTCCCATGCCGGTGCTCTACGGGGTGTTCCTCTACATGGGCGTGGCTTCGCTCAATGGTGTCCAG TTCATGGACCGCCTGCAGCTGCTCCTGATGCCAGCCAAGCACCAACCGGACCTGATCTACCTGCGACACGTCCCCCAGAGACGCATCCACCTCTTCACCTTTATCCAGGGCCTGTGCCTGGCCCTGCTCTGGATCCTAAAGTCCACTGTGGCTGCCATCATTTTCCCTGTCATG aTCCTGGCTCTCGTTGCCGTGCGTAAGGCGATGGACTACGTGTTCTCCCAACACGACCTGAGCTACCTGGACGACGTCATCCcagagaaagacaagaagaagaaggaggatgagaagaaaaagaaaagcaagaaGAAAGGAAGCATCGACAGTGAAATTGACTTT TCTGACTACCCCTACCATGACAATATTCCCAGTATAAAAATCTCTATGGATATGATGGAGCAGGAGCCCATGTTGGGGGATAAATCTTTGGATA GAGATCAATCCAAGGCTTTCCTTAACACGCATTCGCCGTGCTGA